In one Nicotiana sylvestris chromosome 8, ASM39365v2, whole genome shotgun sequence genomic region, the following are encoded:
- the LOC138874990 gene encoding uncharacterized protein has translation MTQQLTLRLMHSETHVELIITLVYAKCDRTERIELWDMLYAMASDMTVPWLVGDDFNVIWDEEEKYGGLPVFLIEVNDFRHCINTYNLTDLGFKGSIFTWWNGRSEEDCIFKRLDRCFGNNELQQTFPGLEITHLSKIGSDHCPMLLKCDIETPPIKKSFRFLNFWTKHETFKDVVKENWNADFSANPFCIFNYKLKKLKQALSTWSRATYGDIFQKIANLEEVVLVHERQFEVNPTQMNRQRLQQVQTEMIKYLALEEEFWRQKSGMLWFKDGDRNTKFFHAQVNGRRKRLKLSRIQNSLGNWIEEDHLIAEEAVKFYKDQFTESAVLNDFDILNHVPSMVDSDQHERLMALPSNEEVKREIMGLNGDSAGGPDGFTGAFYQTCWEIIKEDVVRMVKAFFCGHQLPKSVTNKNLVLLP, from the coding sequence ATGACTCAACAACTGACTTTGAGATTAATGCACTCTGAAACACATGTTGAGCTCATCATTACACTAGTCTATGCCAAATGTGATCGCACTGAAAGAATAGAACTATGGGATATGTTGTATGCAATGGCATCAGATATGACAGTACCTTGGCTAGTTGGAGACGACTTTAATGTGATATGGGATGAGGAAGAGAAATATGGGGGATTGCCAGTTTTCCTCATTGAAGTAAATGACTTCAGACACTGCATCAATACCTACAACTTGACAGACTTGGGTTTTAAAGGAagcatatttacatggtggaatggaagATCCGAGGAGGACTGCATTTTTAAAAGATTGGACAGATGTTTTGGCAATAATGAATTGCAACAGACCTTTCCGGGATTGGAGATAACTCACCTATCCAAAATCGGGTCTGATCATTGCCCAATGCTGCTGAAATGTGATATAGAAACTCCTCCAATTAAGAAGTCATTCAGATTTCTTAACTTCTGGACAAAGCATGAAACCTTCAAAGATGTAGTAAAGGAGAATTGGAATGCTGATTTTAGTGCTAACCCTTTCTGCATTTTTAACTACaagttaaagaagcttaaacaAGCACTCTCTACCTGGAGCAGAGCTACATATGGGGATATATTCCAGAAGATTGCAAACCTTGAGGAGGTGGTCTTGGTTCATGAAAGACAATTTGAAGTCAATCCTACACAGATGAATAGACAAAGATTACAACAGGTCCAAACTGAAATGATTAAATATCTTGCATTAGAAGAAGAATTCTggagacaaaaatcaggcatgtTATGGTTCAAAGATGGCGATAGAAACACTAAATTCTTCCATGCTCAAGTTAATGGGAGAAGGAAGAGACTGAAATTATCAAGGATCCAGAATAGCCTTGGTAACTGGATTGAAGAAGATCACTTAATAGCAGAAGAAGCAGTAAAGTTCTACAAGGATCAATTTACAGAGAGTGCAGTTCTAAATGATTTTGATATTCTAAATCATGTACCTTCAATGGTAGATAGTGATCAACATGAAAGACTGATGGCTTTGCCTTCCAATGAAGAAGTGAAGAGAGAAATTATGGGGTTGAATGGTGACTCAGCTGGTGGACCGGATGGATTCACTGGAGCCTTTTACCAAACATGCTGGGAAATTATTAAAGAAGATGTAGTCCGCATGGTCAAGGCTTTCTTTTGCGGTCATCAGTTGCCAAAGAGTGTGACAAACAAAAACCTGGTTTTATTACCATAG
- the LOC138874989 gene encoding uncharacterized protein: MPYEEGGIGFRSLHDVSKALFCKLWWNFRTKPSLWSAFISQKYCKKLNAVIVPWKGGSHTWRKMLECRDLIEHQIYWKLRIGSALFWFDNWTKMGALYFQVPAEFGIDEDIHNVNDMVENGMWNVDKIFESLPKDLAHHIVQNIRPPTESSQLDTPFWMLETRGHFIVKSAWDYVGRRANPRLAYKMIWVKGLRFKIFFFLWKVWKAKLPLDDFLRKLGYSMPSKCWCCADAKEESLLHLFFTSNAARSVWTYFLRRAGIELDGLSLHQAITKCWTAPVVPRLKLVLQALPACIIWELWKRRNSMKYGEVVLVSRVIYQVSSTVQALV, translated from the coding sequence ATGCCTTATGAGGAGGGCGGCATAGGTTTCAGGTCCCTACATGATGTATCCAAGGCACTGTTCTGCAAATTGTGGTGGAATTTCAGGACAAAGCCCAGTTTGTGGAGTGCATTTATTAGTCAAAAGTACTGCAAGAAACTGAATGCAGTAATTGTACCTTGGAAGGGTGGATCCCACACGTGGAGAAAAATGCTAGAATGTAGGGACTTGATTGAGCATCAAATCTACTGGAAACTGAGAATAGGATCAGCTCTATTCTGGTTCGACAATTGGACTAAGATGGGAGCCTTATATTTTCAAGTACCTGCAGAGTTTGGTATCGATGAGGATATTCATAATGTCAATGATATGGTTGAAAATGGTATGTGGAATGTGGATAAAATATTTGAGAGCCTACCTAAAGATTTGGCACACCACATTGTGCAGAATATTAGACCACCAACTGAAAGTTCACAGTTAGATACTCCTTTCTGGATGCTTGAAACAAGGGGACATTTTATAGTAAAGTCTGCATGGGATTACGTGGGAAGAAGAGCCAACCCAAGATTAGCTTACAAGATGATATGGGTAAAAGGTTTACGTTTCAAGATATTCTTCTTCCTGTGGAAGGTGTGGAAAGCCAAACTGCCACTTGATGATTTCTTGCGTAAACTAGGATACTCTATGCCATCTAAATGTTGGTGCTGTGCTGATGCTAAGGAGGAGTCATTACTACATTTGTTCTTCACATCCAATGCAGCTAGAAGTGTATGGACTTACTTCCTGAGGAGAGCAGGAATTGAATTAGATGGGTTGTCATTACATCAAGCAATTACAAAGTGTTGGACCGCACCAGTTGTACCTAGATTGAAGCTAGTATTACAAGCTTTACCTGCATGCATTATATGGGAACTTTGGAAGAGAAGAAACAGTATGAAATATGGAGAAGTGGTGTTAGTGAGCAGAGTTATTTACCAGGTGTCGTCTACTGTGCAAGCACTTGTCTAA